The stretch of DNA TTGCTCACTGTCTTACTGCATACCGGAGTTGGACTTTCCCTTGAATCCTTGGAAGTAGATGCGGTGGATGCAGGTATTACCCTTGGACTAGCATCCTCTTCCGGTTTAAAACATACCAATGTATGAAGGCGCCCGCTACAATTCCGACAAGAAAAACTGGAGATGCATTCCTTAGCTTGGTGTCCCCGTCGGAAGCAGTTCCTGCATAAACCGTGTTTGAGTAATAAGGAATCCCTATCTGCAACTGACATCGCTTGGAATTCACCGCATTGGTATAATAAGTGATCCGCCGAACATGCGACACAGCGCCCTTTAGTTGCTTGAAAACTACCGAAACTAGCCTTTACTGTCGATAATCTCGGTTTTGGTAGGACAGACTGTTGATGGGTACCCTTGTATGGCAAGGATTCCAGAACTCTTATTCGTCGATGGAGAAACTCGGTCAATTCTTTCAACGTATCTTGCTCTAACGATGATGAAAACTCCTCCCAAGCTCTTCGCGTAGTCAGATCAAGGCGTGATGTTAAAATATTTATTAGGAGAAGATCCTTGTATTCCATCGGTTTCACAATCTGATCTAAGGTCGAGACAGTCCTCTCAAAACCCTCCAGAAGACTATGAAGATCAGATAGCGATTCTCTGGAGAGCGTGGGCAACATAAACAGTGATTGTACTTGACGTTTCTTCAGCTGCTTGCTATTGTTGTAGCGACTCATCAACATCTCCCAAGCTACCAAGTAATTGTCTTTTGTTATGGGTAGTGGATCAATCAGAGTCTTCGGTTCACCTTGGAGACATCCCTTTAAATAGTGAAACTTCTCTACCTCTGGTAAGTCTCCTTTCCAATGTATAAGTGAGGTAAAAAGGTCCCGAAAACTTAACCATTCATCTATGTCTCCACTGAAAGATTGCAGCTTAATCTGGGGTAACCGAACATGGTCGACCGTAGAAAGTACAGATGAGTCACCCCTCAGGGATTGATCCTGCTGCGCCGGCTCCTTTCTTTTCTTGAGTTCATCCATCAGAAAAGCTTTGGCCTGGTAATAACGATTATTGAACTCTAATCTATCCTTTTCGTAAACATCGTCTTCTTCTTCGAAATCATCATGGGATATTATTTCGGTGACTGTACTTCGAAAAGTTTGCCATAACTCATCAATATTCTCCAAGCGCACTTCTACTTGCGACGCAGTGGCATCCACTTGAAACTCCTGCACATAGCGCCAGATGTCGTTGAATGTTGACTGTATGTCTTTCAACTTCGCCATCAACATCTTTAGCGAAGGGGTCTTCTTGGTAGACGTCGCGGTGGGAGGCATCGTTGCAGTGAACCAGAATGACGAAA from Toxorhynchites rutilus septentrionalis strain SRP chromosome 3, ASM2978413v1, whole genome shotgun sequence encodes:
- the LOC129774020 gene encoding uncharacterized protein LOC129774020, yielding MPPTATSTKKTPSLKMLMAKLKDIQSTFNDIWRYVQEFQVDATASQVEVRLENIDELWQTFRSTVTEIISHDDFEEEDDVYEKDRLEFNNRYYQAKAFLMDELKKRKEPAQQDQSLRGDSSVLSTVDHVRLPQIKLQSFSGDIDEWLSFRDLFTSLIHWKGDLPEVEKFHYLKGCLQGEPKTLIDPLPITKDNYLVAWEMLMSRYNNSKQLKKRQVQSLFMLPTLSRESLSDLHSLLEGFERTVSTLDQIVKPMEYKDLLLINILTSRLDLTTRRAWEEFSSSLEQDTLKELTEFLHRRIRVLESLPYKGTHQQSVLPKPRLSTVKASFGSFQATKGRCVACSADHLLYQCGEFQAMSVADRDSLLLKHGLCRNCFRRGHQAKECISSFSCRNCSGRLHTLVCFKPEEDASPRVIPASTASTSKDSRESPTPVCSKTVSNLQVSGAALRYTPQVLLATAVVIVEDDFGNRYPARALLDSGSESNFITERLSQHLKVYREKVDIAIVGIGQASSRVQQRIRAVVRSRVASYARSMKFLVLPKVTANLPTRNVNTDGWKFPEGIELADPSFCVSQEVDMVLGIESFFEFFETGRKISLGGGQPSQSLFARGDSM